The following are encoded together in the Mugil cephalus isolate CIBA_MC_2020 chromosome 18, CIBA_Mcephalus_1.1, whole genome shotgun sequence genome:
- the LOC124996044 gene encoding cystatin-A-like: MTDVIPGGWSETEPATKDIQRICDEVKGQVEEITKKKYGIFRALQYRSQVVEGTNYLIKIHAGGFIYLHVMVFEALPCYGGKKSVTGVEEGHTKEDPLVPF, from the exons ATGACTGACGTTATTCCTGGAGGATGGTCAGAGACTGAACCAGCCACTAAGGATATTCAGAGGATCTGTGATGAG GTGAAAGGCCAAGTGGAGGAAATAACAAAGAAGAAGTATGGGATATTCAGAGCCCTTCAATACAGGAGCCAAGTCGTGGAAGGAACTAACTATCTCATTAAg atTCATGCTGGAGGATTCATTTATCTTCATGTGATGGTGTTTGAAGCACTGCCGTGTTATGGAGGAAAGAAATCAGTGACTGGTGTGGAAGAAGGTCACACCAAAGAAGATCCTCTGGTACCTTTCTAA
- the LOC124996039 gene encoding early endosome antigen 1-like, producing MSLKRCLSALGTNNWARRLFCHIFGWNEKNTQCEHIQELEETIFSQEEQVAQLSAKLESVENERQSLWIQMEELTDQLKRANLCSEELSCLSHKERQRCLKEEEQTLRIGLQQQVEETNNVEALRKDAKEMNAQLQRVDETIFLQEEQVSLESEENKKQSLRIHEEDLTDNLVIANIRFEEQISLFHKERERCLKEEQQNLRRLQQQVEETKNLGPLLKYVNEMNDQHQKVEETSLFQKECISELSANLQSQQYENKSLCNHVEYLIKELHGAKVYSEEQRVKYLKEKSLRIKLQQVVEETGNLEAQLKDVEGLDTLLQRAEETIFLQEKEISKLSAKLQSKENENQSLWIKFEGLKDKLELANVHSEEQKSQFNKEREKCIEEEQSLRIKLQQQVEESKKLEAQLKDAEELEALLQRAEETIFSQEAWVCQLSAKLESNEKENQSLWIKFEVLKDKLELVNVHSEEQKNQFHKEREKCLEEEQSLRIKLQQQVEETKKLEAQLKVVEELDPLLQRAEETIFSQEGQVCQLSAKLESKENENQSLWIQVEDLKDKLERANVHSEEQKSQFHKEREKCQEEEQSLRIKLQQQLEQTKKLEAQLKVVEELDPLLQRAEETISLQEEQVSQLSAELELKENENQSLWIKFEGLKDKLERANVHSEEQKSQFHKEREKYLEEEQSHRIKLQQQVEETKKLEAQLKDAKKMNAPFQRVKEISLFQKKYISQLSAHLDSEQSKNKALYNHVEYLTNELHGAKVYSEEQGSKYLTEKALRIKLQQQVEKIRQLEAQFKDVDEMNGRGEETIFLPEELVSQLSAKLESLEKENKLLWIKLKDLTNKLVHSEEQKRLFNKEREKCLDEEQSLRITLQQQVDETQNLEALRKEANEMNAQLQRVEDISLFQKEHISQLYANLESEQLKNKTLWNQVEHLTNELHGAKVYSGEQRAKYLKEQSLRFNVEKQLDESRTELAHEKSEKELLMNKEEETRNELETLKLSHQVYEGSQSSRSW from the coding sequence ATGTCTTTAAAACGGTGCCTATCAGCCCTGGGCACTAACAACTGGGCCAGGAGGCTGTTTTGCCATATTTTTGGCTGGAATGAGAAGAACACCCAATGTGAACATATCCAGGAGCTTGAGGAGACCATTTTCTCACAGGAAGAACAGGTCGCTCAGCTTTCTGCAAAACTGGAATCTGTAGAAAATGAGAGACAGTCACTATGGATTCAGATGGAAGAATTGACAGACCAGCTCAAAAGAGCAAATCTCTGCTCTGAGGAGCTGAGCTGTCTGTCccacaaagaaagacaaagatgtctaaaagaagaagagcaaacaTTGAGAATCGGACTTCAACAACAAGTTGAAGAAACGAATAACGTGGAGGCCCTACGCAAAGATGCCAAGGAGATGAATGCTCAACTCCAAAGAGTAGATGAGACCATTTTCTTGCAGGAAGAACAGGTCTCTCTGGAATCAGAGGAGAACAAAAAACAGTCACTCCGGATCCACGAAGAGGATTTAACAGACAACCTTGTAATAGCAAATATCCGGTTTGAGGAGCAGATCAGTCTGttccacaaagagagagaaagatgccTGAAAGAAGAACAGCAAAATTTGAGAAGACTTCAACAACAagttgaagaaacaaagaacCTGGGGCCCCTGCTCAAATATGTTAATGAGATGAATGATCAACACCAAAAAGTAGAGGAGACCAGTCTCTTTCAGAAGGAATGTATCTCTGAGCTCTCTGCAAACCTACAATCACAGCAATATGAAAACAAGTCTCTCTGCAACCATGTAGAATATTTGATCAAGGAGCTCCACGGAGCAAAGGTCTACTCAGAGGAGCAAAGggtcaaatatttaaaagagaaaTCATTGCGGATTAAACTTCAACAAGTAGttgaagaaacaggaaacttGGAGGCCCAGCTCAAAGATGTTGAGGGGCTTGACACTCTACTTCAAAGAGCAGAGGAAACCATTTTCTTGCAGGAAAAAGAGATCTCTAAGCTTTCTGCAAAACTGCAATCAAAGGAGAACGAAAATCAGTCCCTCTGGATCAAGTTTGAAGGTTTAAAAGACAAACTGGAATTGGCAAATGTCCACTCTGAGGAGCAGAAAAGTCAGttcaacaaagaaagagaaaaatgtatTGAAGAAGAGCAATCGTTGCGGATCAAACTTCAACAACAGGTTGAAGAATCAAAGAAATTGGAGGCCCAGCTCAAAGATGCTGAGGAGCTTGAGGCTCTACTccaaagagcagaggagacCATTTTCTCGCAGGAAGCATGGGTCTGTCAGCTTTCTGCAAAACTGGAatcaaatgagaaagaaaaccAGTCCCTCTGgataaagtttgaagttttaAAAGACAAACTGGAATTGGTAAATGTCCACTCTGAGGAGCAGAAAAATCAGttccacaaagagagagaaaaatgtcttgAAGAAGAGCAATCATTGCGAATCAAACTTCAACAACAagttgaagaaacaaagaaattggAGGCCCAGCTCAAAGTTGTTGAGGAGCTTGACCCTCTACTccaaagagcagaggagacCATTTTCTCACAGGAAGGACAGGTCTGTCAACTTTCTGCAAAACTAGAATCAAAGGAGAATGAAAACCAGTCCCTCTGGATCCAGGTAGAGGATTTAAAAGACAAGCTTGAAAGGGCAAATGTCCACTCTGAGGAGCAGAAAAGTCAGttccacaaagagagagaaaaatgtcaggAAGAGGAGCAATCATTGCGAATCAAACTTCAACAACAGCTTgagcaaacaaagaaactggAGGCCCAGCTCAAAGTTGTGGAGGAGCTTGACCCTCTACTccaaagagcagaggagacCATTTCCTTGCAGGAAGAACAAGTCTCTCAGCTTTCTGCAGAACTGGAATTAAAGGAGAATGAAAACCAGTCCCTCTGGATCAAGTTTGAAGGTTTAAAAGACAAACTGGAAAGGGCAAATGTCCACTCTGAGGAACAGAAAAGTCAGttccacaaagagagagaaaaatatctgGAAGAAGAGCAATCACATAGGATCAAACTTCAACAACAagttgaagaaacaaagaaattggAGGCCCAGCTCAAAGATGCCAAGAAGATGAATGCTCCATTCCAAAGAGTAAAGGAGATCAGTCTGtttcaaaagaaatatatttctCAGCTCTCTGCACACCTAGATTCggaacaaagtaaaaacaaggcTCTCTATAATCATGTAGAATATTTGACAAATGAGCTCCATGGAGCAAAGGTCTACTCAGAGGAGCAAGGGTcaaaatatttaacagaaaaagcATTGAGGATCAAACTTCAACAACAAGTTGAAAAAATAAGACAGCTGGAAGCCCAGTTCAAAGATGTTGATGAGATGAatggcagaggagaggagaccaTTTTCTTGCCAGAAGAACTGGTGTCACAGCTTTCTGCAAAACTGGAATCAttggagaaggaaaacaagttACTCTGGATCAAGTTAAAAGATTTAACAAATAAACTTGTTCACTCCGAGGAGCAGAAAAGATTGTTCaacaaggagagagaaaaatgtttgGACGAAGAGCAATCATTGAGAATCACACTTCAACAGCAAGTTGATGAAACACAGAACCTGGAAGCCCTGCGCAAAGAGGCCAATGAGATGAATGCTCAACTCCAAAGAGTAGAGGATATCAGTCTTTTTCAGAAGGAACACATTTCTCAGCTCTATGCAAACCTAGAATCAGAGCAACTTAAAAACAAGACTCTCTGGAACCAGGTAGAACATTTGACCAATGAGCTCCATGGAGCAAAGGTCTACTCAGGCGAGCAGAGGGCTAAATATTTAAAGGAGCAATCACTAAGGTTCAATGTAGAAAAACAATTGGATGAATCAAGGACAGAACTGGCTCACGAGAAAAGCGAAAAAGAACTGCTCATGaacaaggaggaggaaacaagGAATGAGCTCGAGACCTTGAAACTTTCACACCAAGTCTacgaaggttctcagtcatccaggtcatggtaa
- the LOC124996040 gene encoding cystatin-A5-like, which produces MTDFICGGFTEPRPATEEIQRICDEVKGQVEEQTKKKYGIFRALHYRSQVVAGTNYLIKVNSGPSSHLHVIVFEALPCHGGQKSVSGLEEGHTKEDPLLPF; this is translated from the exons ATGACTGACTTTATTTGTGGAGGATTCACTGAGCCTAGACCAGCCACTGAGGAGATTCAGAGGATCTGTGATGAG GTGAAAGGCCAAGTGGAGgaacagacaaagaagaagtATGGGATATTCAGAGCCCTTCACTACAGGAGCCAAGTCGTGGCAGGAACTAACTATCTCATCAAG gttAATTCTGGACCATCCAGTCACCTTCATGTGATAGTGTTTGAAGCTCTTCCGTGTCATGGAGGACAGAAATCAGTCTCTGGTTTAGAAGAAGGTCACACCAAAGAAGATCCTCTGTTACCTTTCTAA
- the LOC124996041 gene encoding cystatin-A-like has product MTDVICGGWSDTKPATEEIQRICDEVKGQVEERTNTKYGIFRALHYRSQVVAGMNYVIKIHAGGFTYLHVMVFEALPCYGGEKSVTGVQQGHTSKYDLKPL; this is encoded by the exons ATGACTGACGTTATTTGTGGAGGATGGTCAGACACCAAACCAGCCACTGAGGAGATTCAGAGGATCTGTGATGAG GTGAAAGGCCAAGTGGAGGAAAGAACAAATACGAAGTATGGGATATTCAGAGCCCTTCACTACAGGAGCCAAGTCGTGGCAGGAATGAACTATGTCATTAAg attcATGCTGGAGGATTCACTTATCTTCATGTGATGGTGTTTGAAGCTCTGCCGTGTTATGGAGGAGAGAAATCAGTGACTGGTGTGCAACAAGGACACACCAGTAAATATGATCTTAAACCACTGTAA